The Candida dubliniensis CD36 chromosome 2, complete sequence genome contains a region encoding:
- a CDS encoding ion transporter of major facilitator superfamily, putative (spliced gene;~Similar to S. cerevisiae HOL1;~In S. cerevisiae: putative ion transporter similar to the major facilitator superfamily of transporters; mutations in membrane-spanning domains permit nonselective cation uptake.;~merged with adjacent CDS (Cd36_17340)) — protein sequence MFDQEINKIPEYEMVPGTIQLVDVTGTLEVEKNGDKSNIILQPPPSKNINDPLRWSKRKRRIQFFLLFIWSFLQSSTSNFTGPLYDAFVEALDVTYQDISNTAALCFTGLGLGVIIIQPCAAKYGKRVVYLTCTLIAIIGCIVGGTGKNLASLYIFNFLSGLGASPVDSIAEVSANDLHFQHERSTALSVIIMALYFGSFLSPVAAGYITENPHLGWRWCFYIQIIIYAVLFIVMFFVLEDTTFTRDLKREDEFEEQILHQVQSMRSKDNVDVILSSSASVKSEENESIDESSIPKKTYWERMKLIHTEYGDHRSWLLIFVRPAFLAYFPAIIWSSCAYGAQMMWLSLMGNTQTIFYASEPYNFTADKVGLTNLAPFVGVVLGMLYGGRFVDCFSLQKAKRNYGISEPEHKLWTMVVPLLFNAAGLIAYGLGPYYGAHWAISVIIGQGFLGFAMAASGTLCLTYGAFDCYHKLAGESVVLILFIRNMFGMIFCFACQPWLDNSGVFWTTITMCILSIVINGGFAILLVWGKTFRKWTAGPYERYSNSNYGNIF from the exons ATGTTTGATCAGGAGATTAATAAAATCCCTGAGTACGAAATGGTTCCTGGTACCATTCAACTAGTTGATGTTACTGGAACCTTGGAAGTGGAAAAGAACGGTGACAAATCCAATATCATTTTACAACCACCACCTTCgaaaaatattaatgatcCATTGCGCTGGAGCAAGCGGAAAAGAAGAATCCAGTTTTTCTTGTTATTTATTTGGTCATTCCTTCAATCTTCAACGTCCAACTTCACCGGACCCTTGTACGATGCATTTGTTGAAGCCTTGGATGTGACTTATCAGGATATCAGTAATACTGCTGCATTGTGTTTTACTGGATTGGGGTTAGgggttattattattcaaccATGTGCTGCAAAATATGGAAAGCGAGTGGTGTACTTGACCTGTACTCTAATTGCTATAATAGGATGCATTGTTGGTGGCACAGGGAAGAATTTGGCCCTGTTGTatatcttcaatttcttaaGTGGGCTCGGCGCGTCTCCGGTAGACAGTATTGCCGAAGTGTCTGCTAATGATCTTCATTTCCAACATGAAAGAAGTACAGCACTTTCAGTAATCATCATGGCGTTATATTTTGGATCC TTTTTATCGCCAGTTGCAGCCGGTTATATCACTGAAAATCCTCATCTTGGCTGGAGATGGTGTTTTTATATCcagataataatatatgCGGTGTTGTTCATCGTCATGTTTTTCGTATTGGAAGATACAACTTTTACAAGAGATTTGAAAAGAGAAGATGAGTTTGAAGAACAAATCCTTCATCAAGTACAGTCTATGAGATCGAAGGACAATGTTGATGTTATTCTTAGTTCAAGCGCATCAGTCAAGAGTGAAGAGAATGAGTCTATTGACGAGTCCAGTATCCCCAAAAAAACGTATTGGGAACGCATGAAGTTAATTCACACTGAATATGGTGACCATCGATCATGGTTGCTTATATTTGTACGGCCAGCATTTTTGGCTTACTTTCCTGCCATTATATGGTCAAGTTGTGCCTACGGGGCGCAAATGATGTGGTTGAGTTTGATGGGAAACACGCAAACAATATTTTACGCCAGTGAGCCATATAATTTTACAGCAGACAAGGTTGGCTTAACCAACCTCGCGCCTTTTGTTGGGGTTGTTTTGGGTATGTTATATGGTGGTAGATTTGTTGATTGCTTTTCTCTACAAAAGGCAAAAAGAAACTATGGTATACTGGAACCGGAGCATAAACTATGGACCATGGTTGTACCCTTACTTTTTAATGCTGCTGGTTTGATTGCATATGGATTGGGGCCATATTATGGTGCGCATTGGGCCATTTCAGTTATTATTGGCCAAGGGTTCTTGGGCTTTGCCATGGCTGCTTCTGGGACTTTGTGTTTGACTTATGGTGCATTCGATTGTTATCACAAATTAGCTGGCGAAAGTGTCGTcttgattttatttattaggAATATGTTTGGAATGATATTCTGTTTTGCATGTCAACCATGGTTAGACAACAGTGGTGTCTTTTGGACAACTATTACAATGTGTATTTTATCCATTGTAATTAATGGTGGTTTTGCCATTTTGTTGGTGTGGGGTAAAACGTTCAGAAAATGGACTGCCGGTCCATATGAGAGATATAGCAATTCTAATTAtggaaatattttttaa
- a CDS encoding low-affinity zinc transport protein, putative (7 probable transmembrane helices predicted for ZZZ2350 by TMHMM2.0 at aa 29-51, 63-85, 105-127, 212-234, 273-295, 307-329 and 349-366;~Similar to S. cerevisiae ZRT2;~In C. albicans: protein described as predicted zinc transporter; ciclopirox olamine, fluconazole, or alkaline downregulated; transcriptionally induced by interaction with macrophage; amphotericin B induced.;~In S. cerevisiae: low-affinity zinc transporter of the plasma membrane; transcription is induced under low-zinc conditions by the Zap1p transcription factor.) — protein sequence MNSDSISRVFEYLNKRDECPTDNDYNGNIGTRVSSIFVIMVTSAIGTLLPLLSSKYSFIRLPPMVYFICKYFGSGVIVATAFIHLLEPAADSLGNECLTGPITDYPWAFGICLMTLFLLFFFELLAYQGIDRKIAKESQLDNQGAHTHSHFGDASMYVKKDDVEEDLENQDEKNTDSNPYPSHFAHAQEHQDPDVMGTAVNDQSKEQYYGQLIGVFVLEFGVMFHSVFIGLALAVSGDEFKSLYIVLVFHQMFEGLGLGTRIATTNWSRHRYTPWILAICYTLCTPIAIAVGLGVRKSYPPGSRRALITNGVFDSISAGILLYTGIVELMAHEFLYSGEFKGPGGFKNMLLAYFVMCWGAGLMALLGKWA from the coding sequence ATGAATAGCGATTCCATTTCCCGAGTGTTTGAATATTTGAACAAAAGAGACGAGTGTCCCACAGACAATGATTATAATGGGAATATTGGAACAAGAGTCTCCTCCATTTTTGTCATCATGGTAACTAGTGCCATTGGAACGTTGCTTCccttattatcatcaaagTATTCATTCATCCGATTACCGCCTATGGTATACTTTATATGTAAATATTTTGGGTCTGGAGTAATTGTTGCTACAGCATTTATACATTTACTTGAACCAGCAGCAGATTCTCTTGGAAATGAATGTCTTACTGGTCCAATAACAGATTACCCATGGGCATTCGGTATCTGTTTAATGACATTGTTcttattgtttttctttgaattACTTGCATACCAGGGTATCGATAGAAAAATCGCCAAAGAATCACAACTTGATAATCAAGGGGCCCATACACATTCACATTTCGGAGATGCATCCATGTACGTCAAAAAAGACGATGTAGAAGAAGACCTCGAGAATCAAGATGAAAAGAACACCGATTCCAATCCATATCCATCTCATTTTGCCCATGCACAAGAGCATCAAGATCCAGACGTCATGGGAACAGCCGTCAACGATCAATCCAAGGAGCAGTATTATGGTCAGTTAATTGgagtttttgttttggagTTTGGAGTTATGTTTCACTCAGTATTCATAGGTCTTGCTTTGGCAGTTTCTGGTGATGAGTTCAAAAGTTTATACATTGTCTTGGTTTTCCATCAAATGTTTGAAGGGTTAGGTTTAGGAACTAGGATTGCAACTACCAACTGGTCAAGACACAGATATACACCATGGATTTTGGCAATTTGTTATACTTTGTGCACACCAATTGCTATTGCTGTTGGCCTAGGAGTTAGAAAATCCTATCCACCAGGTTCCAGAAGGGCATTGATAACTAATGGGGTGTTTGATTCTATATCTGCTGGTATTTTACTTTATACTGGTATTGTAGAATTAATGGCACACGAATTCTTATACTCAGGTGAATTCAAGGGTCCTGGAGGATTCAAGAATATGTTGTTAGCATACTTTGTCATGTGCTGGGGTGCTGGTCTTATGGCTTTGTTAGGTAAGTGGGCTTGA
- a CDS encoding transporter protein, putative (12 probable transmembrane helices predicted for ZZZ2340 by TMHMM2.0 at aa 105-127, 147-166, 178-200, 204-226, 231-253, 263-282, 322-344, 359-378, 385-404, 409-431, 448-470 and 480-502;~Similar to S. cerevisiae MCH4;~In S. cerevisiae: protein with similarity to mammalian monocarboxylate permeases, which are involved in transport of monocarboxylic acids across the plasma membrane; mutant is not deficient in monocarboxylate transport.): protein MTSTNTLENVTLSNQPHDSDHYRSNIELQSLRKSTEDSIAVIENEVPSTPVEEPSEYMLRRREGSHVVPFTESPGDSPRYDSRALMYGSEKDHASFPDGGTQANLVLLGSFIGLIADFGIANSLGAIESYVSSHQLKDISKSQVGWVFSLHLGCMYWFGVFFGEFFDKFGAKRPLIAGNFFMCLGLLCTAESHSLYQFILSFSIVTAIGTSLAMSPLIGVLSHWFLKKRAIACSVATIGGLVGSSCFTIMLQQLYGAIGFKNAIRILACICFILMAVSTILVKERKVVNESEESEGKPSIFTKIAQFFQGALDFSALKDMKFVSLCFAIFLSEVISMTTLTYLASYALTYSIDETKSYLMLTLVNVCGIPSRLLSGLLADKYGRFNVMCFSATLTTVFIFGLWYPANNMALLFAFSILFGISSSAVISLIPACTGQICSAERFGKVYGTLYFFLGFLTILGMYLATLVIAEGTPESYSHFVLFEGALSALSIVVWIWARFSAVGWKWCKF from the coding sequence ATGACATCAACTAATACGCTTGAGAATGTTACTTTACTGAATCAACCCCATGATTCAGATCATTACAGACTGAATATTGAATTGCAACTGCTCCGGAAATCAACCGAAGACAGCATTGCagtaattgaaaatgaagttCCCCTGACACCAGTGGAGGAGCCAAGTGAGTATATGCTAAGAAGACGTGAAGGTTCACATGTAGTGCCATTCACTGAGTCTCCAGGTGATTCCCCTCGATACGATAGTAGAGCTTTAATGTATGGGTCAGAGAAGGATCATGCTAGTTTCCCTGACGGAGGCACACAAGCCAACCTCGTTCTACTTGGGTCCTTTATAGGACTAATTGCTGATTTTGGAATTGCAAACTCGTTGGGTGCAATTGAGTCGTACGTTTCATCGCATCAATTGAAAGACATTTCGAAGTCACAAGTTGGGTGGGTGTTTTCATTGCATCTTGGTTGTATGTATTGGTTTGGAGTATTTTTTGGCgaattttttgataaatttggtGCCAAACGGCCTTTAATTGCTGGAAATTTCTTTATGTGTTTGGGTTTGTTGTGTACAGCTGAGAGTCATTCTCTTTATCAGTTTATCTTGTCTTTTTCCATTGTTACAGCTATAGGGACTTCTCTTGCGATGTCTCCTTTGATTGGAGTTTTGAGCCACtggtttttaaaaaaacgTGCCATAGCATGTTCAGTAGCTACTATTGGTGGTTTGGTGGGCTCTTCGTGCTTCACAATAATGTTGCAGCAATTGTATGGTGCAATTGGATTCAAAAATGCCATAAGAATTTTGGCttgtatttgttttattttaatgGCAGTGTCCACTATATTGGTAAAGGAAAGAAAGGTGGTTAATGAGTCCGAGGAACTGGAAGGAAAGCCAAGTATCTTCACTAAAATTgctcaattttttcaaggTGCTTTGGATTTTTCAGCTTTGAAAGATATGAAATTTGTTTCGTTATGCTTTGCCATATTTTTAAGTGAAGTTATATCCATGACAACTTTGACGTACTTGGCATCATATGCATTGACTTATAGCATTGATGAAACAAAGTCTTATCTTATGCTTACTTTAGTGAATGTCTGTGGTATACCTTCGAGATTGTTGTCAGGATTGTTGGCTGACAAATATGGGAGATTCAATGTCATGTGTTTTTCGGCCACTTTGACCACAGTGTTTATATTTGGCTTGTGGTATCCAGCAAATAATATGGCCTTGTTGTTTGCATTCAGTATTTTGTTTGGTATATCGTCATCTGCTGTAATATCACTAATTCCAGCATGCACTGGTCAAATTTGTTCTGCTGAGAGATTTGGCAAAGTTTACGGTACattgtattttttcttAGGATTTTTGACGATATTGGGGATGTATCTTGCCACATTAGTTATTGCTGAAGGAACTCCAGAGAGTTACAGCCATTTTGTACTCTTTGAAGGTGCTTTATCAGCCCTTAGTATTGTTGTATGGATATGGGCTAGGTTTAGTGCTGTTGGTTGGAAATGGTGCAAATTTTAA
- a CDS encoding polyprotein of L1-like non-LTR retrotransposon (transposable element) — protein sequence MTATNYLNHFKIASRNIGSRLSSKTVAPIRDIILELTTSNPEVDIWMIQEIRLYNQLQLQQLKNTLKSKNIMVIMHHYSDLTAFIVFSPYQELKFDLLELTNEEIINVAHRVSSLSIRLFSGESVLLLNFYLPSGNYNAQKTIMESVSAQLSNLQKKNERYLILGGDYNHVLDPQKDVLVPKDRVLAPIYRPEKDIIEFMTQFIEKFQLQDGFRLKNPTRVEPTNQQGPDMIQRRLDRFYFSLNLNSKFHGYSLLQENRCISTHVTISMLFRINKKSPLTVGPSRFCLSRTLLGDSDFMQYLNRPISSSNRSGFQLWDFQMNYIRQQVGIFKRALRTIRNHSQNEIAPSVSVGAEDHDWTLEKKLKFRLRGPDLQEYIINMVSASGQQLTTTEDMLQEATCFYKQLFSSMPSHRIQYDFISSFEPTLNLLEQNKLEAPFTENELYQQLQQIKKYTATGLDGISYYGLVSLWETLGPSLTMAANYILETGTLPLSMQKVIIRLIKKSPKSAGTIGDFRPISVTTCALRLLSSCFETRLKSSATTLIDAAQTGFIQGRSIDNTINMVGMVMTELTKPSTDIDDYACFVALDFHKAFDSVSHDYLNELLAHINCGHRARNFLMAITTQQTAQVTINNCLGEEFVLNSGTRQGNPVSPFLFILSLETLLSKINQNLEGASFLGHRFRLAYAAYADDVIIFCKNQQDQQRLLQLLETFGQDSGLVINKHKSKIFYYRTPPLEKILPFPAQCLDLESFSYLGIPMKEADENYDPWKKKLRDLLAQIYLAPTSDLSIMVTIKLMNVFIFSQLYYMDLHSPISAAAIKEIYKKIQGCLPFRIAIDRLLTPKHLGGFGLINIASQVKGKRGKQIYHLFTHSHDPLVRAFKFKLQLTINEVLQPFIKQDSSLEGTSIFPWFRFLCDIKPLCPLGKKQFQQRVFSKLSKSALSWLKAWFDITSYHGPYIYETISHMSGQEYESLFEEDFTYILQHVEGVDGKALTEGSFHHLSQKLSSKLPIIPKGWSSNTELQFITSLQWKRFWSRLSDLQTENLGSLQTYHLFVLGYYSHYPFYKPVSSTSSNRSSATFFLGNIAREALSQVENNQEASQNSEDVVTNQSTHIPSCRFCQMDASDHIGHHAFECQDTLSLWPFGQFPQRSYSFVIGNSQNTDEQYFLINKYLGVLLNQVKRRQR from the coding sequence ATGACTGCtacaaattatttaaatcattttaaGATCGCGTCCCGAAATATTGGGAGTCGATTAAGTTCCAAGACTGTTGCACCAATCAGAGACATTATCTTAGAATTAACTACTTCAAACCCAGAAGTCGACATCTGGATGATTCAAGAAATTAGACTTTATAACCAACttcaactacaacaacttAAAAATACATTAAAGAGTAAGAATATTATGGTGATTATGCACCATTATTCCGATCTTACGGCGTTTATTGTGTTTTCACCttatcaagaattgaaatttgatttattggaaTTAACTAATGaggaaattattaatgttgCTCATCGAGTATCCAGTTTAAGTATACGGCTTTTTAGCGGTGAACTGGTATTACTTTTAAACTTTTATCTTCCATCGGGAAATTACAATGCTCAGAAAACTATTATGGAGTCAGTATCTGCTCAATTACTGAAtttacaaaagaaaaatgaacGATACCTTATTTTAGGTGGGGACTATAATCATGTTTTAGATCCTCAGAAGGACGTGTTGGTACCTAAGGATCGTGTCCTTGCTCCAATTTATCGTCCAGAAAAggatataattgaatttatgaCCCAATTTATAGAGAAATTTCAGCTTCAAGATGGATTTCGTTTAAAAAATCCCACGAGAGTGGAACCCACTAATCAACAAGGTCCTGATATGATACAACGAAGGCTTGACCGATTCTATTTTTCACTCAATTTGAATTCCAAATTTCACGGTTACTCTCTATTGCAAGAAAATCGATGTATTTCAACCCATGTTACCATTAGTATGCTTTTCCGGATTAATAAAAAGTCGCCTTTAACAGTGGGCCCTTCCAGGTTCTGTCTTCTGCGAACCTTACTTGGTGACAGCGATTTCATGCAATATTTAAATCGACCAATTTCTAGCTCTAATCGATCTGGATTTCAGTTATGGGATTTTCAGATGAATTATATACGCCAGCAAGTGGGAATTTTTAAACGTGCATTACGCACAATTAGAAATCACAGCCAAAATGAAATAGCACCGTCGGTGTCAGTTGGTGCGGAAGATCATGATTGGACtttggaaaagaaattaaaattcCGTTTACGAGGTCCTGATTTGCAAGAGTACATTATTAATATGGTTAGTGCACTGGGTCAACAATTAACTACAACAGAGGATATGCTACAGGAAGCCACATGTttttataaacaattgTTTTCTCTGATGCCGTCCCATAGGATTCAATATGATTTTATTTCCCTGTTCGAACCCACTTTGAATTTGCTTGAACAAAATAAACTTGAAGCTCCTTTTACTGAGAATGaactttatcaacaacttcaacaaattaaaaaatatactGCTACTGGGTTAGATGGTATCTCATATTACGGGTTAGTCCTGCTTTGGGAAACATTGGGACCctccttaactatggctGCGAACTACATATTGGAAACAGGAACATTGCCATTGTCGATGCAGAAAGTGATAATTCGTTTGATTAAAAAATCACCTAAAAGTGCAGGCACCATTGGAGATTTCCGGCCGATAAGTGTGACTACTTGTGCACTTCGTCTTCTCTCCTCGTGTTTTGAAACCCGTTTAAAATCACTGGCCACCACATTAATTGATGCTGCTCAAACAGGTTTTATTCAAGGCCGATCCATAGACAACACTATAAATATGGTTGGGATGGTTATGACGGAGTTAACTAAACCTTCTACAGATATAGATGATTATGCTTGTTTTGTGGCATTAGATTTTCATAAAGCTTTTGACTCAGTTAGTCATGACTACTTGAATGAGTTGTTGGCTCATATCAATTGTGGTCATAGAGCTCGGAATTTTCTTATGGCAATTACTACTCAACAAACTGCGCAGGttacaattaataattgtttggGGGAAGAATTCGTGTTAAATAGTGGTACACGTCAGGGTAACCCTGTCTCTCCATTCTTGTTTATTCTCAGCCTAGAAACATTATTATccaaaattaatcaaaaccTTGAAGGTGCCTCTTTTTTGGGGCACCGGTTTAGACTTGCTTATGCCGCTTATGCGGATGATGTGATAATATTTTGTAAAAATCAGCAGGATCAACAGAGGTTATTACAGCTTTTGGAAACTTTTGGTCAGGACTCCGGTCTTGTGATTAATAAACATaaatccaaaatattttattatcgGACACCACCTTTGGAAAAGATTCTTCCTTTTCCTGCACAATGTCTAGATCTAGAATCCTTTTCATACTTGGGCATACCCATGAAAGAAGCTGATGAAAATTATGATCCTTGGAAGAAAAAGTTAAGGGATCTTCTTGCTCAAATTTATTTAGCTCCTACCCTGGATTTATCTATCATGGTGACTATTAAACTTATGAATGTCTTCATTTTTTCTCAATTGTATTATATGGATCTTCACTCCCCTATTTCTGCAGCTGCAATCAAAGAGATTTACAAGAAAATTCAGGGTTGTCTTCCTTTCAGAATTGCGATAGACCGGTTGTTAACGCCTAAACACCTTGGGGGTTTTGGTTTGATTAACATTGCAAGTCAAGTCAAAGGTAAGAGGGGCAAACAAATATATCATTTGTTTACTCACAGCCATGATCCTCTTGTTCGTGCCTTCAAATTTAAGTTACAGTTGACTATAAATGAGGTTCTTCAACCCTTCATAAAACAAGATTCACTGCTTGAGGGTACTTCAATTTTTCCCTGGTTTAGATTTCTTTGCGATATAAAGCCGCTCTGTCCTCTTGGTAAGAagcaatttcaacaaaGGGTTTTCTCCAAACTTTCAAAGTCAGCATTGAGCTGGTTAAAGGCTTGGTTTGATATCACTTCATATCATGGCCCATATATCTATGAAACGATCCTGCATATGTCGGGTCAAGAATATGAGAGTCTTTTTGAGGAAGACTTTACTTATATTCTTCAACATGTGGAGGGAGTTGATGGAAAAGCACTAACTGAAGGTTCCTTTCATCACTTGTCACAGAAATTGTCCCTGAAATTACCAATTATTCCAAAAGGCTGGTCATCAAATACCGAACTACAGTTTATAACTTCACTCCAATGGAAACGCTTTTGGCTGAGACTTTCAGACCTTCAGACTGAAAATCTTGGTTCTTTGCAAACGTACCATCTTTTCGTTTTGGGATATTATTCCCATTACCCGTTTTATAAACCGGTTAGTTCCACTTCCCTGAATAGACTGTCAGCgactttctttttgggaAATATTGCCCGAGAAGCCTTATCACAAGTAGAGAATAATCAAGAGGCCCTGCAAAATTCTGAAGATGTAGTGACTAATCAAAGCACTCATATTCCTTCATGTCGATTTTGTCAGATGGATGCAAGCGATCACATTGGGCATCATGCTTTTGAATGTCAGGATACTTTGAGTTTATGGCCCTTTGGACAGTTTCCACAGAGACTGTACTCATTTGTTATAGGTAATTCCCAAAATACAGATGAACAATACTTCCTTATTAATAAGTACCTTGGTGTTTTACTTAATCAAGTAAAACGACGGCAGCGGTAA
- a CDS encoding retrotransposon protein, putative (transposable element), translating into MCLKRENKKKKKKKKNFFSMSKRPKGLEITAQNFEDGSPKDPPSHSLPSQSQPGRLDIPSNSQMGHPVAPSSPNFVSSNLNSQNKSSQQTIGPVHDPALIPSQQSTQPEPNHAKVVDYAAFARSIHAENSKHPKYRELKRLESAHCPIDLYDLANRNNNINVPKTQLTADISPMYEFATSEQVVNTIYFTLNQARDIYQEQLSELSASFLAEIANYERDPQRYLQDHESIPKWSDDYTLDNFYESRAMSEMLHACTYFEIDNDHRLYLEAFDLTYIKKAEFEHLKQLLIDEIERLNFVVGDHSFQIQVDDKVEHMYVASFRLPSISLRSCVQYFREFLDPKDEIVHARIPVFSHEVMSMNPGYVNAYFILKLKGDKVPPKRKVILQRNYSVRILTNLSHCVYCHSKSHTRLQCPEAGECNACGQLGHRALNCESRKRRGPAAVPMNGPVKILTKPSVETSQKVSVDGQSKEHNDSAPSGFVDTIFDSDGQEIFHIDPNKSWNDIMEETEDGFIDGSQLNRQQRNLYKNKLRQIQKRKASPSPRTSSPAIDSIMVDSDLVGNDLVVSGDATQS; encoded by the coding sequence ATGTGTttaaaaagagaaaacaaaaaaaaaaaaaaaaaaaaaaaaaatttctttctgATGTCGAAGCGACCTAAAGGTTTAGAAATTACAGCGCAGAATTTTGAAGATGGTTCTCCTAAAGACCCACCTTCACATAGCTTACCTTCTCAATCTCAGCCTGGGAGATTAGATATTCCGTCTAACTCCCAAATGGGGCACCCAGTTGCCCCTTCTTCCCCCAATTTTGTCTCCTCAAATTTGAATTCCCAAAATAAAAGTTCTCAACAAACAATTGGTCCAGTACACGACCCAGCCTTAATTCCTTCTCAGCAATCAACACAGCCCGAGCCTAACCATGCCAAAGTAGTTGATTATGCTGCTTTTGCTAGGTCCATTCACGCTGAAAATTCCAAGCATCCCAAATATAGGGAGCTTAAACGTTTGGAATCTGCTCATTGCCCTATCGATCTTTATGATCTTGCCAAtagaaacaataatattaatgttCCTAAGACACAACTCACAGCAGACATTAGTCCTATGTATGAATTTGCTACTTCAGAACAAGTAGTCAatacaatttattttacATTAAATCAGGCCAGAGATATTTACCAAGAACAGTTATCGGAGTTATCTGCCTCCTTTTTGGCTGAAATCGCTAACTATGAAAGAGATCCTCAGCGTTATCTCCAGGATCACGAACTGATCCCAAAATGGTCAGATGACTATACCCTTGATAACTTTTACGAGTCTCGGGCTATGTCCGAGATGCTTCATGCTTGTACCTACTTCGAAATAGATAATGATCATAGGCTTTATCTTGAAGCTTTTGATCTTACATACATTAAGAAAGCGGAATTTGAACACTTGAAACAGCTACTTATTGACGAAATAGAACGATTAaactttgttgttgggGATCAcagttttcaaattcaagtCGACGATAAGGTCGAGCACATGTATGTCGCCTCGTTTAGACTCCCATCCATCTCATTGCGGAGTTGTGTACAATATTTCCGAGAATTTCTCGATCCAaaagatgaaattgttcATGCAAGGATTCCGGTTTTCTCTCATGAAGTTATGAGTATGAATCCAGGCTATGTTAATGCATATTTTATTCTTAAATTAAAAGGGGATAAAGTTCCTCCGAAGCGAAAAGTGATTTTACAAAGGAATTATTCGGTGAGAATTCTCACGAATCTTTCCCATTGTGTTTATTGTCACTCCAAATCTCACACCCGGTTACAATGTCCTGAAGCAGGAGAGTGTAATGCATGCGGGCAACTTGGTCACCGTGCTTTGAACTGTGAAAGCCGGAAAAGGCGTGGCCCAGCGGCCGTTCCGATGAATGGCCCAGTTAAGATTTTAACTAAACCATCGGTCGAGACGTCCCAGAAAGTTTCGGTTGATGGTCAATCAAAGGAACATAACGATAGCGCCCCTCTGGGTTTTGTTGATACTATTTTTGACTCAGACGGACAGGAAATATTTCATATAGACCCTAATAAATCGTGGAATGACATTATGGAAGAGACAGAGGACGGTTTTATAGATGGTTCTCAGCTTAACAGACAACAAAGAAACCTctacaaaaataaattaagaCAGATTCAGAAAAGGAAGGCTAGCCCTTCTCCCAGAACTCTGTCTCCAGCAATTGACTCGATTATGGTTGATAGTGACTTGGTAGGAAACGACTTGGTTGTTTCTGGAGACGCTACTCAATCGTAG